One genomic region from Macaca mulatta isolate MMU2019108-1 chromosome 20, T2T-MMU8v2.0, whole genome shotgun sequence encodes:
- the LOC709452 gene encoding coiled-coil domain-containing protein 25-like isoform X2: MVFYFTSSSVNSSACTIYTGKDKYHHEDLIKHDWPQYIWFHVAKLSLAHVYLRLHKGENIEDIPKEVLIDCAHLVKANSIQGCKMNNVNVVYMLWSNLKKTADVDVGQIVFHRQKDVKIVTMEKKVNEILNQLEKSKVERFPDLAAEKECRDCEEKNEKEAQIQEMKKREKEKMKKRKMDELRSYSSRMKVENMSSNQDGSDLDEFI, encoded by the exons ATGGTGTTCTACTTCACCAGCAGCAGCGTTAATTCATCTGCCTGCACTATTTACACGGGAAAGGATAAAT ATCATCATGAAGATCTGATTAAGCATGATTGGCCTCAATATATCTGGTTTCATGTGGCCAAACTCTCTTTGGCTCATGTGTACCTTCGGTTGCATAAGGGAGAGAATATAGAAGACATTCCAAAGGAAGTGCTGATAGACTGTGCCCACCTTGTGAAGGCCAATAGCATTCAAGGCTGCAAGATGAACAAcgttaatgtggtatatatgctGTGGTCTAATCTGAAGAAAACAGCTGACGTGGATGTGGGGCAGATAGTATTTCACAGGCAGAAGGATGTAAAAATTGTGACAATGGAGAAGAAAGTAAATGAGATCCTAAACCAATTAGAAAAAAGCAAAGTGGAGCGGTTCCCAGACCTAGCAGCAGAGAAAGAATGCAGAGATTGTgaagagaagaatgagaaagaagcccaaattcaggaaatgaaaaagagagaaaaagaaaaaatgaagaagagaaaaatggatgAACTTAGGAGCTATTCATCACGAATGAAAGTTGAAAATATGTCTTCAAATCAGGATGGCAGTGATTTAGATGAATTCatataa
- the DHODH gene encoding dihydroorotate dehydrogenase (quinone), mitochondrial isoform X1: protein MAWRHLKVSLASEQCVSGTGGPGGQERRVRPGEAWTEGGSGRVGPPGRVRVSGDACKCSRVCICTWTRSGVSRQRLQVWMGADKRARDAVVILGGGGLLFASYLMATGDERFYAEHLMPALQGLLDPESAHRLAVRFTSLGLLPRARFQDSDMLEVRVLGHKFRNPVGIAAGFDKHGEAVDGLYKMGFGFVEIGSVTPKPQEGNPRPRVFRLPEDQAVINRYGFNSHGLSVVEHRLRARQQKQAKLTEDGLPLGVNLGKNKTSVDAAEDYAEGVRVLGPLADYLVVNVSSPNTAGLRSLQGKAELRRLLTKVLQERDGLQGAHRPAVLVKIAPDLTAQDKEDIASVVKELGIDGLIVTNTTVSRPAGLQGALRSETGGLSGKPLRDLSTQTIREMYALTQGRVPIIGVGGVSSGQDALEKIRAGASLVQLYTALTFWGPPVVGRVKRELEALLKEQGFGRVTDAIGADHRR from the exons ATGGCGTGGAGACACCTGAAAGTGAGTCTCGCGAGTGAGCAGTGTGTATCGGGAACCGGGGGTCCGGGCGGGCAAGAACGGAGAGTCAGGCCGGGCGAGGCATGGACCGAAGGCGGCTCCGGGAGAGTGGGCCCCCCGGGACGTGTGCGTGTTTCCGGGGACGCCTGTAAATGCTCGCGCGTGTGCATTTGCACGTGGACTCGGTCAGGCGTGAGCAGACAGCGCCTGCAGGTCTGGATGGGTGCTGAT AAGCGGGCCCGGGATGCTGTGGTCATCCTGGGGGGTGGAGGACTTCTCTTCGCCTCCTACCTGATGGCCACGGGAGATGAGCGTTTCTATGCTGAACACCTGATGCCAGCTCTGCAGGGGCTGCTGGATCCGGAGTCAGCCCACAGACTGGCCGTTCGCTTCACCTCCCTGGGGCTCCTTCCACGGGCCAGATTTCAAGACTCTGACATGCTG GAAGTGAGAGTTCTGGGCCATAAATTCCGAAATCCAGTAGGAATTGCTGCAGGATTTGACAAGCATGGGGAAGCCGTGGACGGACTTTATAAGATGGGCTTTGGTTTTGTTGAGATAGGAAGTGTGACTCCAAAACCTCAGGAAGGAAACCCCAGACCCAGAGTCTTCCGTCTCCCAGAGGACCAAGCTGTCATTAACAG GTATGGGTTTAACAGTCACGGGCTTTCGGTGGTGGAACACAGGTTACGCGCCAGACAGCAGAAGCAGGCCAAGCTCACAGAAG ATGGACTGCCGCTGGGGGTCAACTTGGGGAAGAACAAGACCTCAGTGGACGCCGCGGAGGACTACGCAGAAGGGGTGCGCGTGCTGGGCCCGCTGGCCGACTACCTGGTGGTCAATGTGTCCAGCCCCAACACGGCCGGGCTGCGGAGCCTTCAAGGAAAGGCTGAGCTGCGCCGCCTGCTGACCAAG GTGCTGCAGGAGAGGGACGGCTTACAGGGAGCGCACAGGCCGGCAGTGCTGGTGAAGATCGCTCCTGACCTCACCGCCCAGGACAAGGAGGACATTGCCAGTGTGGTCAAAGAG TTGGGCATTGATGGGCTGATTGTTACGAACACCACCGTGAGTCGCCCTGCTGGCCTCCAGGGTGCCCTGCGCTCTGAAACAGGAGGGCTGAGTGGGAAGCCCCTCCGGGATTTATCAACTCAAACCATTCGGGAGATGTATGCACTCACCCAAG GCCGAGTTCCCATAATTGGGGTTGGTGGCGTGAGCAGCGGGCAGGACGCGCTGGAGAAGATCCGGGCAGGGGCCTCCCTGGTGCAGCTGTACACGGCCCTCACCTTCTGGGGACCACCCGTTGTGGGCAGAGTTAAGCGGGAGCTGGAGGCCCTTCTGAA AGAACAGGGCTTTGGCAGAGTCACAGATGCCATTGGAGCAGATCATCGGAGGTGA
- the LOC709452 gene encoding coiled-coil domain-containing protein 25-like isoform X3 yields the protein MVFYFTSSSVNSSACTIYTGKDKYHHEDLIKHDWPQYIWFHVAKLSLAHVYLRLHKGENIEDIPKEVLIDCAHLVKANSIQGCKNCDNGEESK from the exons ATGGTGTTCTACTTCACCAGCAGCAGCGTTAATTCATCTGCCTGCACTATTTACACGGGAAAGGATAAAT ATCATCATGAAGATCTGATTAAGCATGATTGGCCTCAATATATCTGGTTTCATGTGGCCAAACTCTCTTTGGCTCATGTGTACCTTCGGTTGCATAAGGGAGAGAATATAGAAGACATTCCAAAGGAAGTGCTGATAGACTGTGCCCACCTTGTGAAGGCCAATAGCATTCAAG GATGTAAAAATTGTGACAATGGAGAAGAAAGTAAATGA
- the DHODH gene encoding dihydroorotate dehydrogenase (quinone), mitochondrial isoform X2 gives MAWRHLKKRARDAVVILGGGGLLFASYLMATGDERFYAEHLMPALQGLLDPESAHRLAVRFTSLGLLPRARFQDSDMLEVRVLGHKFRNPVGIAAGFDKHGEAVDGLYKMGFGFVEIGSVTPKPQEGNPRPRVFRLPEDQAVINRYGFNSHGLSVVEHRLRARQQKQAKLTEDGLPLGVNLGKNKTSVDAAEDYAEGVRVLGPLADYLVVNVSSPNTAGLRSLQGKAELRRLLTKVLQERDGLQGAHRPAVLVKIAPDLTAQDKEDIASVVKELGIDGLIVTNTTVSRPAGLQGALRSETGGLSGKPLRDLSTQTIREMYALTQGRVPIIGVGGVSSGQDALEKIRAGASLVQLYTALTFWGPPVVGRVKRELEALLKEQGFGRVTDAIGADHRR, from the exons ATGGCGTGGAGACACCTGAAA AAGCGGGCCCGGGATGCTGTGGTCATCCTGGGGGGTGGAGGACTTCTCTTCGCCTCCTACCTGATGGCCACGGGAGATGAGCGTTTCTATGCTGAACACCTGATGCCAGCTCTGCAGGGGCTGCTGGATCCGGAGTCAGCCCACAGACTGGCCGTTCGCTTCACCTCCCTGGGGCTCCTTCCACGGGCCAGATTTCAAGACTCTGACATGCTG GAAGTGAGAGTTCTGGGCCATAAATTCCGAAATCCAGTAGGAATTGCTGCAGGATTTGACAAGCATGGGGAAGCCGTGGACGGACTTTATAAGATGGGCTTTGGTTTTGTTGAGATAGGAAGTGTGACTCCAAAACCTCAGGAAGGAAACCCCAGACCCAGAGTCTTCCGTCTCCCAGAGGACCAAGCTGTCATTAACAG GTATGGGTTTAACAGTCACGGGCTTTCGGTGGTGGAACACAGGTTACGCGCCAGACAGCAGAAGCAGGCCAAGCTCACAGAAG ATGGACTGCCGCTGGGGGTCAACTTGGGGAAGAACAAGACCTCAGTGGACGCCGCGGAGGACTACGCAGAAGGGGTGCGCGTGCTGGGCCCGCTGGCCGACTACCTGGTGGTCAATGTGTCCAGCCCCAACACGGCCGGGCTGCGGAGCCTTCAAGGAAAGGCTGAGCTGCGCCGCCTGCTGACCAAG GTGCTGCAGGAGAGGGACGGCTTACAGGGAGCGCACAGGCCGGCAGTGCTGGTGAAGATCGCTCCTGACCTCACCGCCCAGGACAAGGAGGACATTGCCAGTGTGGTCAAAGAG TTGGGCATTGATGGGCTGATTGTTACGAACACCACCGTGAGTCGCCCTGCTGGCCTCCAGGGTGCCCTGCGCTCTGAAACAGGAGGGCTGAGTGGGAAGCCCCTCCGGGATTTATCAACTCAAACCATTCGGGAGATGTATGCACTCACCCAAG GCCGAGTTCCCATAATTGGGGTTGGTGGCGTGAGCAGCGGGCAGGACGCGCTGGAGAAGATCCGGGCAGGGGCCTCCCTGGTGCAGCTGTACACGGCCCTCACCTTCTGGGGACCACCCGTTGTGGGCAGAGTTAAGCGGGAGCTGGAGGCCCTTCTGAA AGAACAGGGCTTTGGCAGAGTCACAGATGCCATTGGAGCAGATCATCGGAGGTGA
- the LOC709452 gene encoding coiled-coil domain-containing protein 25-like isoform X1, which produces MVFYFTSSSDEDLIKHDWPQYIWFHVAKLSLAHVYLRLHKGENIEDIPKEVLIDCAHLVKANSIQGCKMNNVNVVYMLWSNLKKTADVDVGQIVFHRQKDVKIVTMEKKVNEILNQLEKSKVERFPDLAAEKECRDCEEKNEKEAQIQEMKKREKEKMKKRKMDELRSYSSRMKVENMSSNQDGSDLDEFI; this is translated from the exons ATGGTGTTCTACTTCACCAGCAGCAGCG ATGAAGATCTGATTAAGCATGATTGGCCTCAATATATCTGGTTTCATGTGGCCAAACTCTCTTTGGCTCATGTGTACCTTCGGTTGCATAAGGGAGAGAATATAGAAGACATTCCAAAGGAAGTGCTGATAGACTGTGCCCACCTTGTGAAGGCCAATAGCATTCAAGGCTGCAAGATGAACAAcgttaatgtggtatatatgctGTGGTCTAATCTGAAGAAAACAGCTGACGTGGATGTGGGGCAGATAGTATTTCACAGGCAGAAGGATGTAAAAATTGTGACAATGGAGAAGAAAGTAAATGAGATCCTAAACCAATTAGAAAAAAGCAAAGTGGAGCGGTTCCCAGACCTAGCAGCAGAGAAAGAATGCAGAGATTGTgaagagaagaatgagaaagaagcccaaattcaggaaatgaaaaagagagaaaaagaaaaaatgaagaagagaaaaatggatgAACTTAGGAGCTATTCATCACGAATGAAAGTTGAAAATATGTCTTCAAATCAGGATGGCAGTGATTTAGATGAATTCatataa
- the DHODH gene encoding dihydroorotate dehydrogenase (quinone), mitochondrial isoform X3 has product MAWRHLKEVRVLGHKFRNPVGIAAGFDKHGEAVDGLYKMGFGFVEIGSVTPKPQEGNPRPRVFRLPEDQAVINRYGFNSHGLSVVEHRLRARQQKQAKLTEDGLPLGVNLGKNKTSVDAAEDYAEGVRVLGPLADYLVVNVSSPNTAGLRSLQGKAELRRLLTKVLQERDGLQGAHRPAVLVKIAPDLTAQDKEDIASVVKELGIDGLIVTNTTVSRPAGLQGALRSETGGLSGKPLRDLSTQTIREMYALTQGRVPIIGVGGVSSGQDALEKIRAGASLVQLYTALTFWGPPVVGRVKRELEALLKEQGFGRVTDAIGADHRR; this is encoded by the exons ATGGCGTGGAGACACCTGAAA GAAGTGAGAGTTCTGGGCCATAAATTCCGAAATCCAGTAGGAATTGCTGCAGGATTTGACAAGCATGGGGAAGCCGTGGACGGACTTTATAAGATGGGCTTTGGTTTTGTTGAGATAGGAAGTGTGACTCCAAAACCTCAGGAAGGAAACCCCAGACCCAGAGTCTTCCGTCTCCCAGAGGACCAAGCTGTCATTAACAG GTATGGGTTTAACAGTCACGGGCTTTCGGTGGTGGAACACAGGTTACGCGCCAGACAGCAGAAGCAGGCCAAGCTCACAGAAG ATGGACTGCCGCTGGGGGTCAACTTGGGGAAGAACAAGACCTCAGTGGACGCCGCGGAGGACTACGCAGAAGGGGTGCGCGTGCTGGGCCCGCTGGCCGACTACCTGGTGGTCAATGTGTCCAGCCCCAACACGGCCGGGCTGCGGAGCCTTCAAGGAAAGGCTGAGCTGCGCCGCCTGCTGACCAAG GTGCTGCAGGAGAGGGACGGCTTACAGGGAGCGCACAGGCCGGCAGTGCTGGTGAAGATCGCTCCTGACCTCACCGCCCAGGACAAGGAGGACATTGCCAGTGTGGTCAAAGAG TTGGGCATTGATGGGCTGATTGTTACGAACACCACCGTGAGTCGCCCTGCTGGCCTCCAGGGTGCCCTGCGCTCTGAAACAGGAGGGCTGAGTGGGAAGCCCCTCCGGGATTTATCAACTCAAACCATTCGGGAGATGTATGCACTCACCCAAG GCCGAGTTCCCATAATTGGGGTTGGTGGCGTGAGCAGCGGGCAGGACGCGCTGGAGAAGATCCGGGCAGGGGCCTCCCTGGTGCAGCTGTACACGGCCCTCACCTTCTGGGGACCACCCGTTGTGGGCAGAGTTAAGCGGGAGCTGGAGGCCCTTCTGAA AGAACAGGGCTTTGGCAGAGTCACAGATGCCATTGGAGCAGATCATCGGAGGTGA